A stretch of Microtus pennsylvanicus isolate mMicPen1 chromosome 5, mMicPen1.hap1, whole genome shotgun sequence DNA encodes these proteins:
- the LOC142849485 gene encoding olfactory receptor 52P1-like, with translation MQYTNHSHQNPSSFLLMGIPGLESSHFWIAFPFCSMYALAVLGNMAVLLVVHSEPSLHQPMYLFLCMLSTIDLVLCTSTVPKLLALFWANAAEIAFGACAAQMFFIHGFSAVESGILLSMAFDRYLAICRPLHYGSLLSLESVSKLGAIALLRGLGLMTPLTCLLARLSYCGRVVAHSYCEHMAVVKLACGGTQPNNIYGITAATLVVGTDSICIAISYALILRAVLGLSSKEARAKTFGTCGSHLGVILLFYTPGLFSFYTQRFGQHVPRHVHILLADLYLVVPPMLNPIIYGMKTKQIRDGAFRLLKRGPVQS, from the coding sequence ATGCAATACACAAACCACAGCCATCAGAATCCAAGCTCCTTCCTGCTTATGGGAATTCCTGGCCTGGAGTCATCCCACTTCTGGATTGCATTTCCTTTCTGCTCCATGTACGCCCTGGCAGTGCTTGGCAACATGGCGGTCCTGCTGGTGGTGCACTCTGAGCCGTCACTGCACCAACCCATGTACCTGTTCCTGTGCATGCTGTCCACCATTGACCTGGTGCTCTGCACCTCCACTGTGCCCAAGCTCCTTGCACTCTTTTGGGCAAATGCTGCTGAGATTGCCTTTGGGGCCTGTGCTGCCCAAATGTTCTTTATCCATGGCTTCTCAGCTGTAGAGTCTGGGATCTTGCTATCAATGGCCTTTGACCGCTACTTGGCCATCTGTCGGCCGCTGCACTATGGGTCATTGCTGTCCCTGGAGTCAGTGAGCAAGTTAGGGGCTATTGCTCTGCTTCGTGGCTTGGGGCTCATGACCCCACTTACTTGCCTACTGGCAAGGCTGAGCTACTGTGGCcgagtggtggcacactcctacTGTGAGCACATGGCTGTGGTGAAGCTGGCTTGTGGCGGCACACAACCAAACAACATATATGGCATCACTGCAGCCACACTAGTAGTAGGAACTGACTCCATTTGTATTGCCATATCCTATGCGCTCATCCTCCGGGCTGTGCTGGGCCTCTCCTCCAAAGAGGCCAGAGCTAAGACCTTCGGCACCTGTGGCTCCCACCTGGGTGTCATCCTTCTCTTCTACACCCCAGGGCTCTTCTCATTCTATACACAGCGCTTTGGCCAGCATGTGCCCAGGCATGTCCACATCCTCCTGGCTGACCTCTACCTGGTCGTGCCACCCATGCTGAACCCCATCATCTATGGGATGAAAACCAAGCAGATCAGAGACGGAGCGTTCCGACTACTGAAGAGGGGTCCTGTCCAGTCATGA